Genomic window (Pradoshia sp. D12):
TGAAATCCTTTTCATCCATACAACTCCCTTTCAACATATGATGGTTCTTATCATATAACAGTTGATAATGATTATCAATATCATTATTTTAAAAAATTATAATCGTTTAATAAATGAGAAAAACGTCCTATACAAAATACACTATATAATGGAAAATATTACTAATATATAAAGAAAATGTTTTTATTTTCTCATTCAATTTATTATATCAACATATTCTTATCGTTTATAACTATTAAGAGCCACTCTTTTTGAGACAAAAAAAGCACCCTACTATTAGTAGATGCTACAAAGTGTACTTGTTTATTATTTTATATCATCTGATTCGGTAAACCCAATCCTTAAGAAAATGCTTCGCCGCTTCTTTACCTTGATCAATTAATACTAGCCGCTGATTGTCAGAAATAGAAAACTCTATAAATCCCGCCTCTTTAATTGGTATAAACACAATGTTTTTAACGAATTTTCTTGAAATATATCTGGCATCATGAGCATTCCTCATCGTTTCAAATAAAGATGTAAAAAGTTCGATTGCATTATTGATATCACGCTCATGGACCACTGCTTGTTGTTTTTCTGGTACCAGCCTTAATCCCAGCACCGGTCTCTCAGCGATAACATTATCTTGATCAAACAGCCACATAGGAAAATTACTTAAAACCCCGCCATCTACGATAACCCTTTTCTCCCCTACCGTTCGAAGCGTAATCGGCTGAAAGAAAAAGGGGACAGAGCAGCTCATACGAATCGCTCTCGCCACTAAGAACTGATTGGGGTTTATATTATATTTTGGCAGATCATCCGGCAAAACCATCAATCTTCCATTTGTTAGATCAGATGCAATAACTCTCAATTGTTTATCAGCTAAATCTGCAAATGTCCTAATATTTTTCCTGGCCAATACCTCTTTAATCCATAGCTCCAAGGCATCCCCTTTGTAAAGTCCCATACTCCAATATAATTTGAGCCATTTGGCTAGTGGAAAATGTTTATTTTTTTTTGTTTCCAATAGCTTCGTTAATTTAACGCTTTTCATAATTTCATTAATTTCGCTCCCTGAGTACCCCGCTGCTATAAACCCGGCAATGATTGCGCCTGCACTTGTTCCGGCTACTCTTTTAAACCGATATCCCTGCTTCTCTAATTCAATTACTGCCCCAATAAGAGCAAACCCTTTTATACCTCCTCCGGAAAACACTCCGTCAATAAACAAATAAAACCCCTCCCCCCTTACTTACTCATTTTTAATCTGGGAGAGAGAGGTTTAGAACACATTAGGTAAAGTATTGTATTTCTGCATTCGGAAAGAACTCTTTGATTGAGTTTTCTATATGAGTTTTCAAAGCATTCGCTTCTTCATCAGGATAGACATATTTCCCTATACCGTATTTCCCCCATTTATACTTACGCTTCGTTTCATCCATCTCAAGCTTTGTCTTAGGATATCGTGCTTGAATAACTTTTTTTGCCGGCTTTGTAAAGCGATGCTGGATGAGTTCAAAGCTAATTTTCATCATGGACAGCTCTTCACCTAACGCATGCCTCAAACGATCAAATAATTCGTAATATCCTTCTTCCCAGCCTTCATGCATATATATCGGAGCGACTATAAACCCAAGATGATATCCCGCTGCTGCCACTTTTCGAGCAGCCTCCAACCGCTCATCAAACGAAGAGGTTCCTGGCTCAAAATTTTTTATAACATAACGGGAGTTTATGGAGAAGCGGAAACTGGTTTTTCCATTATGTCTAGCATCAAGCAAATGATCGACATGATGAAATTTAGTTACAAATCGTAATCTTCCATATTCAGTACTGCCGATAAAATTAATCGTTTCCTTTAAGGAATGCGTGAGGTGATCAATACCTACTATATCGGAGGTACAAGCCGCCTCAAATCTTGTGATTTCCGGCGCTCTCTGTTCCATATATTTACTTGCCTGTTCAAAAATCTCTTCTAGATTCACGTACACTCTAATATAGGGCTTACTGCCAAGCGTTGTTTGTAAATAACAATAATGACAATGCCCCATACATCCTGTAGCCAGCGGGATCGCATACTCTGCTGAAGGCTTTGATGTATCAAATTTTAATGTCTTCCGTATTCCAATCACCATCGTGGATTTGGCGATTCGATATTTTTGCAGTTCATTATCACCGGGCAAATCGCGAATCTGATTATGGGATGTGGTTTGCCTAATTTCCACTGGCAGGCTCTGAAATTTTTCATATAAAGCCTTTCCTAACGGATATTCCAATGCTTTAGGTTCAAAATAAACTAATTGAGGAATAAATGGTTTCATGTTTTTCACCTACTTAACAGATAGTGTGTTCAGAAATAAAAAAAAGGATGGCGTTAATCTTTACCATCCTTTTTATCACTTATATCAATTTTTTATTTACAATCCACATTTAAGCTGAGCACCGCAGTTCGTACATGTATTGCACCCACCAAGTTCCTCCACTTTTCCTTGGCGGCAGACCGGACAAGTATTTCCAACTTCGCTTCCGATTGTTACGCTTGTTGATTCAAGTGCATCAATTGTGTCGATAAGAACAACATGCTGCTTCGTATGTTGTGGCTGAGTGGATTGATCCGTATCGTTTTCAGCCTTTAACGTTAATACCTGTGTATCACGGCTTCCATCTACGTATACAGTTCCACCCTTAGCTCCGCCTTTATATAGACGCTCATACACTCGTTCTACTTGTTCAACGGAATATCCTTTCGGTGCATTTACCGTTTTACTGATCGAGCTATCAATCCAACGTTGGATAATGCATTGTACATCAGCGTGTTTCTCAGGAGTTAAATCCATTGCAGAAATAAACCATGAAGGTAGATTATTGCTGTCTGCATTAGGATTGCGACGTAAATACTCTTCTACTATATCAGCTTTCACTTCAATAAATTTACCCAAACGTCCGCTTCTGAAATATGTGAATGAGAAGTATGGTTCAAGACCTGTAGAAACACCTACCATTGTACCAGTGCTTCCAGTAGGAGCAACTGTTAACAAATGTGAGTTACGAATACCATATTTCATGATTCCTTCACGAATATGTTCAGGCATTTTTTTCATATACCCTGTATTAATAAAACGTGTGCGCAATTCTTTCGTTTCTTCCTCTGATTCACCAACTAAGAATGGGAAGCTGCCTTTTTCTTTCGCGATTTCAATAGATTCCTCATATGCTGCAGTTGCAATTGTTTCAAATACAATATCAACCAGCTTATTTCCTTCTTCGGAACCATATTCTTTTTCACAATAAATAAGCATATCATGCAGACCCATTACACCTAGGCCAACGCGTCTTTCCCCTAGAGCCTGTTTTTTATTGGCTTCAAGGAAGTATGGAGTCGCGTTAATAACATTATCCTGCATGCGCACGCCCACTTTTACCGTTTGTTTCAGTTTCTCCAAGTCCACTTGTTTGCGATCTTTATCTGTCATTTCAGCCAGATTGACAGCAGCCAAGTTACATACAGAATAAGGAGCCAATGGCTGTTCCCCACAAGGATTCGTCGCAACTACTTTTTGACCGTACGCTTTAGCGTTTGTCATATCGTTTGCATTATCGATAAAGAAAATGCCCGGCTCCGCAGAATAAGTCGCACAGATATTGATTAAATTCCATAATTCGCGAGCTTTAATTTTACGATATACACGCACAGCATAACCTAGTTTCTCCCATTCGCGTACATCACCGCAATCAGCCCATTTTTCATTATAGGCTTTCATATCTTCTTCATTATAGGACTCAACATCCGGGAATCGAAGTTCATATTCTCCGTCATTTTCTACAGCTTCCATAAATTCTTTTGTTAAGCACACTGAAATATTGGCACCTGTTAAAAAGTCTGGATTATGAACAGTATCATTTCCACCAGCGGAAAGTTTTTCTTCTGCTTCCTTAATGATTGCCTCATTAAATCCGCCAAACCCCGAGATGTTTTTATAATTGACTATGCCTTGATACATGGCTTCCTCTTGCATTGTGAGCGGAGTGAATTTCAATTTTTCAGATGCATGTCTACGAATTACTTCATCCTTGCTGACTTCCATTAAGAAGCGCAAAATTTTAGGATTTTGCATTTTTGAGATGATAAATTCTACGATATCCGGATGCCAGTCAGAGAGCATAATCATTTGAGCTCCGCGACGGGAACCACCCTGTTCAACTAAGTGAGTTAATTTTGCAATATCATCCAACCAGGATACTGCACCTGAGGATTTTCCGTTTACACCGCGAGCAAGCGTGTTTCTTGGACGTAAAGTGGAACCATTCGTACCGACACCGCCTCCGCGACTCATAATTTCCATCACATGTTTGCGATGTTCAGAAATCCCTTCACGGCTGTCATTAATAAATGGCATTACATAGCAGTTAAAGTAGGTTACTTCTGTTTCAGAACCGGCTCCATAGAGCACACGTCCTGCCGGGATAAAATTCGTTTGAACTAATTCATTATAAAATTTATCAAACCATTCCTTGCGTTTCTCTTCCGTTTTTTCAACTTCAGCCAAACCGCGTGCATTCCGTTTCGCAATCTGTTCATAATAAATTTCAAGTGGTTTTTCAATGACGTCGAGTGATTTACAAATCAGACCGGTTTTAATTTCATCATGCTTGTCCAAGGATGAGCGGAATTCTTCTTCAACCAATACATGTGCTTTCTTGGCTTCCCAATCAATATGTTGGATGTACCCAAGTCCACGGGCAGGAAATTTTGGGTCTTCTTTAATGGTAAGTACAACAAAATCTCCATTACTAAGTGTCATTTTTTCCGTATCTTTGAAGGAATAGCGATCTATCATCACAAGCCTTGAAACACCCTTATACGTCTTATTCATGTCTGGAGTAATCGGAAAAACTTGCGGAAATAGGGCTATATCTTTATTTAACCTTTCGACATTTATAGACAACTTGCGATTTGTTACAGTAGGCAATTTGATCTCTCCTTCAACCAATAATATTATCTCTTTTTTATTTATCTTTGTTAAGTTCTTAAATGAATATCTCTACGTTATCATAGGCTACATTTTAATTCAACATATAGTATTTGTATTTTTATAATTCATACCACATATAGTGTCTGGAGCATCTTCTGCTAAAATTGTCAATTATTAAAATTTTACAAAAAGTAAAGAAAATCAAAGATATAATCTTCTTTTTAACTATTTTCGAACCAAAATAAACAAAATCTCAGCTTGCATATTATGAAGCTTAACTATGCTTCATATAACAGCATTTTTGCATTTTCGACCCAAAATTTTTTTCCTAAAAAATAAATTTTTGTCCATAATGCACGATACTTGATTTATAGTGATTTGTAAACTTATTGTCCTTTCTAATAACGCTATATCGATATAACCATTATTTTGAATCCAAAGACAATATGTCTACCTTCCTAAATGCAATAATTTTTTATCACAAATTCGTAAACTATTACCAGAAATTTTTTTTGCCAGACAAATATACGAACTGTATAATAGTAAAGTGAACAGAAAGAGAAAGTGGGGATTGAATTGCCAACATCATTAATCGTATTAATTGTTCTGGCTGTATTGATCATTGGATATTCCATCTACAGTTGGTTCTCCAGCAAAAAAATGGTTACGACATTGTCCCAAGAGGACTTTAAAGCTGGCTATCGAAAAGCTCAGTTAATAGATGTTCGTGAGCAAAAAGAGTTTGATGGCGGACATATTTTAGGAGCCCGCAACATACCTTCAACACAATTGAAAATGCGTATGAAGGAACTCCGCAAAGATAAACCTGTTTATCTTTATTGTCAAAGCGGAATGAGAAGCACACGAGCTGCTCAGATGCTATATAAAAAAGGCTATC
Coding sequences:
- a CDS encoding patatin-like phospholipase family protein; amino-acid sequence: MFIDGVFSGGGIKGFALIGAVIELEKQGYRFKRVAGTSAGAIIAGFIAAGYSGSEINEIMKSVKLTKLLETKKNKHFPLAKWLKLYWSMGLYKGDALELWIKEVLARKNIRTFADLADKQLRVIASDLTNGRLMVLPDDLPKYNINPNQFLVARAIRMSCSVPFFFQPITLRTVGEKRVIVDGGVLSNFPMWLFDQDNVIAERPVLGLRLVPEKQQAVVHERDINNAIELFTSLFETMRNAHDARYISRKFVKNIVFIPIKEAGFIEFSISDNQRLVLIDQGKEAAKHFLKDWVYRIR
- the splB gene encoding spore photoproduct lyase codes for the protein MKPFIPQLVYFEPKALEYPLGKALYEKFQSLPVEIRQTTSHNQIRDLPGDNELQKYRIAKSTMVIGIRKTLKFDTSKPSAEYAIPLATGCMGHCHYCYLQTTLGSKPYIRVYVNLEEIFEQASKYMEQRAPEITRFEAACTSDIVGIDHLTHSLKETINFIGSTEYGRLRFVTKFHHVDHLLDARHNGKTSFRFSINSRYVIKNFEPGTSSFDERLEAARKVAAAGYHLGFIVAPIYMHEGWEEGYYELFDRLRHALGEELSMMKISFELIQHRFTKPAKKVIQARYPKTKLEMDETKRKYKWGKYGIGKYVYPDEEANALKTHIENSIKEFFPNAEIQYFT
- a CDS encoding vitamin B12-dependent ribonucleotide reductase, whose product is MPTVTNRKLSINVERLNKDIALFPQVFPITPDMNKTYKGVSRLVMIDRYSFKDTEKMTLSNGDFVVLTIKEDPKFPARGLGYIQHIDWEAKKAHVLVEEEFRSSLDKHDEIKTGLICKSLDVIEKPLEIYYEQIAKRNARGLAEVEKTEEKRKEWFDKFYNELVQTNFIPAGRVLYGAGSETEVTYFNCYVMPFINDSREGISEHRKHVMEIMSRGGGVGTNGSTLRPRNTLARGVNGKSSGAVSWLDDIAKLTHLVEQGGSRRGAQMIMLSDWHPDIVEFIISKMQNPKILRFLMEVSKDEVIRRHASEKLKFTPLTMQEEAMYQGIVNYKNISGFGGFNEAIIKEAEEKLSAGGNDTVHNPDFLTGANISVCLTKEFMEAVENDGEYELRFPDVESYNEEDMKAYNEKWADCGDVREWEKLGYAVRVYRKIKARELWNLINICATYSAEPGIFFIDNANDMTNAKAYGQKVVATNPCGEQPLAPYSVCNLAAVNLAEMTDKDRKQVDLEKLKQTVKVGVRMQDNVINATPYFLEANKKQALGERRVGLGVMGLHDMLIYCEKEYGSEEGNKLVDIVFETIATAAYEESIEIAKEKGSFPFLVGESEEETKELRTRFINTGYMKKMPEHIREGIMKYGIRNSHLLTVAPTGSTGTMVGVSTGLEPYFSFTYFRSGRLGKFIEVKADIVEEYLRRNPNADSNNLPSWFISAMDLTPEKHADVQCIIQRWIDSSISKTVNAPKGYSVEQVERVYERLYKGGAKGGTVYVDGSRDTQVLTLKAENDTDQSTQPQHTKQHVVLIDTIDALESTSVTIGSEVGNTCPVCRQGKVEELGGCNTCTNCGAQLKCGL
- a CDS encoding rhodanese-like domain-containing protein, with the protein product MPTSLIVLIVLAVLIIGYSIYSWFSSKKMVTTLSQEDFKAGYRKAQLIDVREQKEFDGGHILGARNIPSTQLKMRMKELRKDKPVYLYCQSGMRSTRAAQMLYKKGYRELYQLEGGFKQWKGKIKTK